CCTCACCTGCATCTCTGCTTCCCTTGTGTTCATTCAACATGCCTGCCATTGCCAAGATCACCCTGGTCTTTGGTATACTGCCCCTTTTCCCTTGGATGTTCTTAtcccttatctcagcctcccagaacTTTTAGACTTAACACAGATCCTCCCATCCTCCAGGATGCCTTCTTAGAGCAATCCAGGCCTTGGTGGGCTCTGTGAGCATCCTTGACCAGATTGCCTTGCTTTGTGCTCTCCTCCTCAGGCTGGTGGGTTCCTCTGCCCAACAACACCAGCTTAGGGCCAGCTGTGTCCACTCAACTCTGGCACTTCCCCTGCTGCCCTGTGCTGACCATGGAAGACAAAGATGTAGCAGTGGAGTCTCCTGCCATCGAGGTGAGTCAGTGTGCTCAGGGAGATAGACTCACCACAGATGCCCCCATATAAAGCAGACTAGGAGGAAACAGCCCAAACCCTTCAGGGCCCTGAGGAAGAATTGCAGGCATCCTGGAGAAAGAGGAATTCAAGTTGGGCCTCAAAGGGTTGAGCAACAGAGGAGCAGAAAGGGCATGTTAGCAGAGAAAAggagcaaaggaaggaaggagaaccaGGGCAGTGTCCAGCAAAGCTGGGCTGAGTCCAAGCAAGAAAGAAGTGTCCAGAGTGAAGTGCCAGGGACATCCTGTGGGTTATAGATGCCAGGGTGATTTTGGAGCAGGAAAGTGACATGGCTGCAGCTGGCTGTGGAAAGCCACTTCTCAACAGGCTCCAGCCCCAAACACCCTAATGGTAATACCCAGACAGTGCACAGATGAAGAACTGTTGACTGTTGGTGGGCCTTGGTTCATGGTATATAGGCTGGCTGCCACATAGGTAAGGGATCAGGGTGAAGAGGGGACCAGAGGGGAAGAAAGGTCCAGATGGTGGGGGAGGGTTTCTGCACGTCTACAAAGGAAGGGATGTGCAAGCCTCTGCCCCATGCTGAGCACTTCTTTGTGAGGCAGCAGAGTGTCCTGACTAGGCTGGGCCACAGAGCATGTGGATCTCAGGTCCTCTGTAGCAAGGCAGGCAGGTGGCCCTTAAGATAGCCGTTTTTCAGGAGTCATCAGTCGCTCTACCTCTCGCATGAGCCTCAGACACATCTCTTCCTGCCAAGGCAGAGCCACACACTGCACAGCCACAGGCAGCCCCACGCTCTTCTTcatggcctgcagggtacacagGCATCAGGATGGGGGAAGTGAGGTGGGACCCCACCCCAGGTCCAGGCAGCAAGTGTTCCACCAGAGAGGACGGGCAGCAAGTGAGGCCAGAAGCAGGCTTGAGGCTTGCTTTAAGGCAGGCTGGCAAGGACTGCAAATGCTGACTGTGTCCTCCATAGCAGCTGGAGCTGGAGGGGGCAGTATGCTGGTGGGGGGGGTATGAGTGGGCAGCTTTACCTTCTGCAGCATCCTGTCCCAGATATCCCCAAAGTAGCCCCTGCAGTGTTCCATCTGGGCCTCGTCCTCAGCAGTCACTGTGGTGACAGGCACCACCCCCGCAGGAAAATCCAGGCAATTGTAGAGCAGAGTGTAGCTGATGGCTCCTGAAACACATCACAGTGGCTGCCACAGGCCCTGCCACCTACAATGCCAACTGTTCTTTCTGGTCCTCAGTTACCCTGCGTGTGTAAAGGCAACCTGCCTTCACAGTCAGGGAAAGAGCTGAGCTTTAAGCAAAAATAACCCAGGAGCCCAAAAAGATCCACTTATGCTTGCAAGCCCTGTGCCTTTGCCCATGATTTCCCCCATTTGGaatgttcttttttccttggCTTTTCTAAGCCCACCTAGATTCAAATACCATCCCACCCAAAACTACAGAGTCTGTAACTCAAGATCCCCAACTTGAATAGTGCTCATGACACTGGGGAGTTCATTCCCCTCACCAGAGCATCCCTTGCCTCCCATCTTTCCAGCCAGCCAGTGAGGCCCACAAGGTTAAGGTCCTCTCCCAGTGGTGGACTCCTCACCCTCTACTTCCTCTTCTCCTCTACTTCCCAGAAACTTTACAGAGCACAGACTGAACTCATAGAAGAGAAAGGGCAGGAAGGGGTGCCAGGGGAATGGGCAGGGCAGCAGGCCTCACCTGTGGCCCTGCCTGGAGCATTCAAGTTCAAAGCAGGGCCCAGCATAGGGGTCAGCAGCACATCCAGGTCCTGCGCTTTCCACTGAGCAATCACAGAGTTGCGATACATCTAAGGGGAAACCCACATGCCAGGGGAGGCATTCAGATCCAGGGCATCCAATGCAGGAATGGTGGCTGGGTGGCTGTGGCCCCAGACCTGCCACTGGATCTGAGCTGAGCCACCAGGCAATGGAGGTCCTCCGGACAGGCAGGCACTTCTGCTTCTGAGCAGCAGCATCATATTTCACCTCCCACCTAAACCACAGATACACTTTCTGCCAAGGTGAAGCCACACACTACAGTCCCAGAGGAGCCTCACACTAACCCAGCCCCTAAGGACAGGCACTGAGCAAATAAGCATCAGAAAGCAGGGCCCACACTGTGACCCAGAGAGAAGAGGGAATGACAGATCACTTCAGGAGACCAGTGGAAGCAGTAACCAAAAGACCCCACTGGCaggtgcccctccccctccactcaAGCCTCACCTCAATCTCATGGTGCAGTTCCCAGAGCTCTCCAGCCGACCTGGGCAAAAGGAATGAAGTCACCAGCTATCATGACCACAGTCACAGGGATGAGCAACATCAGACATCCTATTCTCACCATATCATTCAATCTGAGGGGAGCTCTAAGAGAGCAGAAGTTTGAGGTGTTGCTGCCCGGATGAAAAAACTAGGCCCCAAAGGGACTTAGGCCAGGTCACTTAGTGACCACTTAACAGAGACAGCACTAGATTAAGTCTGATTCCCTGCTACCCTCATGACACAGGAGAGGCCAGAATTGTCAAAGATCCTGAATGCCTGGAGGTAAGAGAAGGAATCAGTTTACAGGGTGTCAGACAGGGAATGGAGTAATTGAACCCATGCTTTTCTACCTAAGCCACAAAGGGGCAGGTAGAACCTGGTGTAGCTCAGTTCAGTTCAGTTTTCTACATTTCATGCTTCCCTGGTGTCCAGCCTCCACACATCACCCCAGCCCATGCCAACTTCTTCTTCCCACTGTGGCCAGCTAGACcaaccttcttccctccttctattTCGTCCAGTTCCCTCCTACCCCTTGCTCTCCAGTCAGACTTGGACCCTGCTCAGACAGCTTCTAGGTCCCATCTGAGGGCCACAGAGGTTGTCTGCCTGGGCCACTTCGACCTCAGAAACTACTTTCTCCAGGGCTTTTCCTGCCAGAAGCCATTTGGACTCAGATGGGTAGAAATAGACAAGGGGCAGGTATCTGGGCACAGGAAAGATTCTCACCGAGGCCTCATGCTGCTGAGAAAGGCCGCCATCCGTGGGTACTGTAGCAGAACAGACACAGGGTCAGTGACTCAGCTTGGGGCACTGGCAGTCACCCACACCTCATTCCTCTGTGTCCCCTGGGCCCCAGGATGCAACCCTTTCAGTAGGAAGGTTGGTTTAAGACTgtaggggatggggaggagagcaGTCAGGGGTAGGGATAGAGAGAAGAATACCTGATCAAACCAAGAGACCAAGGCGAGGCAGGAAAGAAACAGAGGCCATGGATGTCAGGATGTTAGAGGCTCTGCCCAACCCAGCCCAGCCCCTCAAACATCTTATACCCTCACCAGAGGCTTCAGCAGGAAGGCCAGCAGTCCTTTAAGCCACCTGGGCAGCTTTAGAATTAAGATCAGTTCCCGCAAACAGGGGTCCACGAAATCACCTTTGCTGAGAGACAAAAAGAGCCAGTCTAGGTGCTCCCATTGCCCACCCCTCCTGGATTCCTGCACAGCAACTACAACCCATTTTCTACTGTTCTCTATACTTCCCTCCTCCCCAGACTTCAGTAAATTACAGGTTTCCAACCCTTTCATCTGTCACCTTCATCTGTCTTTTGGGACACCTGggctccaccccacccccactggaGTTCCCAAGAAAGCACTTGGGGTCTCTCTCTCCAGCAGATCCAGCTCAGATCATAAGGACTGAGGGCAACATCTCCTTGCCCAGGCTTCACACCGGGCACATCTGGATCAGCCTTGACACCAGTCCACAGGTTCAAGGGGGGCTGTCCAGGGTGGACTGCGCATGAAGCCTATCTCTGAGCTGGTTCAGTATTTCAAAGAAAGGTCTCAAGTGGCCAATCCTGGGCCTTATTCCCAGGGCCAAAGCGAGAGGTAACCCCACACTTTAAAGCCTGGACTATACTCAATGGCTGCGAGATCAGTGGGAAAACAAGACAGGCTGGGCCCTGGACTGAGCGAAGCTGAGGGAGCCAAGCTGCCCCACAATGAGGCAGAGAAAATAGGTTTATGGCCATCAAATCACAGCTCCAAGAGGCACCTTCACAGGACTGTCCTCTGTCCCTTCAatgactgagaatagccaaggagAACCAGCTTCTCTAGACATAAACTCTGCCAAACCCTTAAAGTGAGTCTGCTATAACTCACCCActtcacagaagagaaaactgaggtccTGCTCAGAAAGAAAGACTTGGATAAGATCAGAAGGAGTCTGGAGTCATAGCCTGATATGCATGCCCCATTCTCCTGCCTTGGTCCTGTCTTTTCCAAACAACAGGAAATGTCCTGCCCACCCCTACCCTACAACCAGCTCAGCTCAGGGGAGGCTATGGATGCACAATTCAGCCTCCTCTCAGCTGGCACCACCTTTCTAAAGTCTCCCTGGTGAGGTATCTCCAGGTACAACTTGCACAGCTAGTGGGGCAGCAAGGTTCCTGCCCAGAAGGCTCACACCTTCTTTGTGTATGGCTGAGACCCACCCTGGGAGTCACAGAGCCCAGCTTCTCTTCCCGGGTCTGGGCACTTTTCTGATCCCACCTCAGACTCTAAAGCCCAACAACACTCACAAGCTCTGGAGGAAGCTCTGGCCACCGTCACTGAAGAGCCCTCCTGTCGACAGGTTCTCCAGAGCATGAGGTATGTCACTTGGCAAGAAGGGAACCAGCTGCAGGGGTTGAGAGGTGTGAGTCCCCCAGACCTAACAACGCTGTGTTCCCATGACCCACATGCTGTCCTAGTGGCCCTAAGCATAGGATGGACCAGTCTTGCCCCATAGTTACTCTCATGAGAGCCACAATGGCAGCCTTACTGTAAAATGGCCCTCAGGAGAGATGTCGGGAGCCACATAGAAAGCTGTCTCAGAGAGCAGACCAAACTCACTGTCCCACAGTCTCAGGGCCTCAGAAACTTCTGGAGAACTGTGTACCTTTATTAATGGTACAACCTCCAAATGCAGCACTCACACATTGCCCAGTGCAGGCTGAGTTTTCCACCCACCACCAGCCACAATACTCCTGGTCAGCCCACGCTATACATGTATGTCCCGCAGGCCACGTTCTCATCATCCCAAATGACTAAACAATAGGCCAAGAGCCTGGGAAGAAGTCGCCAGGGGTACCAGGAAGGCTCCCCTGGAGGAGTAGAGATGCCAGGACTTCAGACGCCCACGGCCATACCATGTGACCAGCAGCCTCAAGGCTCTGCTTGGTCTCCAGCAGCGCCCGCTTCATggctgggctgggcatggtaTAGTTGTCAGTCTCATAGAACCCTACTCTTAGGGGCCGGGAGCTTGTGTAGACCTAGAAGCAAACACAAGAGGCAGGGTTGGAACAGGAAAGGATGGCCAAGGCAGAGTTCTAAAAGAGAAGCTACTCAGCCTCAGCCATAACTGTGAAGTTGCAGCCCAGATTCCTGTCACCATTTCCCCTGAAAATGGGTTATCAACAGAGTCAGGACTTTCCATATCCGACCCTTTCATAAAACACCTTCACAATGACTTGGAGGTAACCAGAGCAGGGAGATGAATTCCCACTTGTCataagaagaaactgaggtttgagATTGGGGCTCAGAGTGGGGCTGGGACTTTCCCAACCACTTTCTGCAGAGTAACAACGATTAGGCCTAGACCCAAGCATCCTGTCTCCTGAGCCAAGGCTCTTCACCTATCCTGCTCCCATAAAAAACCATTCCAGACCTCCAGACAGAAAtcacctccctcctttccttcctctcagaAAGGGGTTCAGGCTGCAACTGTCTGAATGTGTCTGCTGAGGAGGGAGAGCCCACCCTACCCCACCCCGATCTGACCATCTGCTCCACCCCCAGAAACACCAAGCACATTCTCCAGCTCACAGACCCTCAGCTCCTCTGAGGTTGCCTGTGGGGGTGAGGCAAGAGGCCTGCATAGAAGAAATGCAGGGCTGCTAAGTGGAGCCTCATCAGGCTCACAGGTCACTAGCCACACTGATGTGACACCTGTTCCTCTGTCCATATCCACCAAACATGACTACTCTTGAACACTTTATACATAACTACAAGTAATCTTGTTGATTCTGGAACCGTCTCCATCAATTCTTCAGTGGAAAGCATCCAAGGACACTGATGCCCTAGGACTCTGAACCTCTCACCTCCTTAACTTATCCTTAACTTATCCTTGCAATCCTTAACTATTAGATCATGATCcttttttttaagtggttttattttgtcttcatttattttattttatttttcattgttgtactggtggtacattgtggcatttacaaaagttcttataatatatcaaatatatcatagttgaattcaccccctccatcatgaTCCTTACCTAACCTCAGCCAATCACCATATTGAAAGACCAGCCTAAGCCAGGCCCCACACTGCCCAGCTCTCTGAGAAGATGCTCAAGCTCTGTTGAGCCAGAGCTCACTTGTCTGGAAAAGTAAGGAGATCAGTTCTGTCTGACCAACAGGCTGTCTCTGTGATATTTAGGGGAGCCAACATTCCATACTGCCCAGAGCTCGCTCCGTCTGTGTCAAGCACATCTGCCTATTTGCAGGGTATATGGACAGGAATACTGTAAGCAAGGTTATTTACTGAGGTCAAATACAGCCCAAGTACAGGGTTTCGCCCCCAAGGAATTTTCAGGCTAGAGGTAGTTCCTGACTCCCATTCTTCAGTGACAACAGCATAGGCTAAGAGCCTGAGGGCTTCCAAATGCAGACAAGGATGCCACCAAGTGGCAATATGTGGTGTAGCAGTTGACTCTAGATTCAGACCTTGGGTGAGGGACTCACACTGCCTGATTTCACACCTTTGCCCACCCTACCTCTACTTGTCTACTCACCTCCTCCCTGAAGGGGAGGGGAGGCACAGTGGGGTCCAAACGGAACATGTCTTCACACAGCAGGGCTCGCAAGCACAACGCCAGACTCTCCACATCCCGGGCCATGGGGCCAACAGAGACTTGCACTGTGGCGCAGGGAGAAGAGGAAACAGGGATCACCTGGCAACCAATGGGCTCTGGGGCTGGATCCAAGTGAGGGCTGGGCCACAGCTCAGGAGTATGACCAAGACAAAGAGGGTGGGCCTCAGACCTAGAGTGGCCTGGCAACCAGACACTGCCCACCAGAGAAGTAGCTAGCAGAGGTAGATCAGGCTGACCCCCACCCTCTTCAAGGGCACCATAGTCCTCACCTGCCACCTGTCCATAGACACAGCCCTTCAGGCCATTCTTGCTAGGTAAGAAACACAAGATGTTGAGAACAGGAAGTAGCCGCCCTTGGCCCATCCCAAACCCATGCAGCAGCTCCAAACTCCCCTCACCGGAAACTAGAAACTATGGTGGCTGGGGGTGGTAACACTTTCTTCCAGCAAACTCTGGTGAGTGAATTCCTGCCTGGAGCCCAGAGAGGTTGGAGGCTAGGCCAATGTCACGAAGCAAGGGATCCAGAAGCCCCCTCACCCACCATACCTGAGTCGGTTTCCTGTAGGCTTGAGGCCGCAGATGCCACAGAAGGCAGAAGGGAATCGGATACTGCCTCCGATGTCAGTGCCTAAGCCTAGCAGAGAGCCTCTAGAGCCGATGAGGGCCCCCTCACCCCCTGAGGAGCCACCTGGGGTCTTGGAGGACTTCCATGGGTTCACGGTCTGGCCGAAGAGGGGGTTACTACAGTCATAActgcaggaagcaggaatggGTCAGACTGGTCATGCCAGCCCAGGTGCCCCCCATCCGCTCCACCTCACCTTGCCGAGGACCAACCCGAAACCCAACCTTAACATGGACTGGGGGACGTTGGTGTGCACAAAGGGCACGGCACCCTGCAGTTTCAGCACCTGCACCACCACGCTGTCACATTCTGCCGGCACCCCCTGGTTCAGGCTCAAGCCTAGCGTGGAGTCCTGGCCCTGGGAGGAGGGATGGGCACCAAAAGGACACAGCCCATGAGGCAGGAGTCCTGCAACAACCTAGACCCACTCCCACCACTGTCATCCTGGCCAGGTCCCCTCTCAAGGCCTCTGGACCTGATATTTCCTCTGAGCGCCCCAAGTGACCCAGGACACCGAGCTTGCTGAGGGACAGAGGGGATGTGGAGGCCTAATACCAGGGAATGAAGTACCTTGTAGCTGAAGCACTCCTTGAGGCTCACAGGGACACCATAGAGCAGACCCTGCCGTGGGGCTTGGGACACCTGAGTTTCACAGTCAGCCAGGTAGGAGGTCACACAGTTGGTCCCTTTGTTCACTTCCCAGGCCTAGGGGAGGAGAAAATGAACACAAGGTAAAgctagcctttttttctttttctttttttaattgtggcaAAATATGTGTTATAAAagattgccaggtgtggtggttcacacctgtaattccagcactcagagactgaggcaggaggatcaagaatttagGGCCAAtttaggctacatagcaagaccctgtctgaaaaacaaaacaaaacaaaaaacctcaacaaTTTACCTCAATGGTAAAGTACTTACCTAGCAtacacaaagccttgggttccagtatcacacacacacacacacacacacacacacacacacacacacacacacacatatcatacTGAATTAGCCTTTTAAAGTGTACCTAGGAAAAAGGTAACCAGCAAAAAACCcagaacaagcacagagaatgacCTTGGGCCCAGCACTAATCTTGCTGGGGACATTTGGCCCCAGCCTCACCCTGACTGTCTCTGGCCTTCAACCCCAAGACACAAAACAGagggagagacaaagacagagccAGGGAAAACTCCTAGGGCCAGGGTAAAACCAAGGCACTCAAGGGAAGAAGATACTATTCTTAGATGTCTCTAGCAGGGTATGACTGGGAGGAAGATGACCACTGGCCACTCCTCACACCCTGCCTCGACCCCAACTCCTCTGCTACATCTCTGCCCAGTGAGGCAGATGGGAACCAGGCAGAGCAGACCCCATGTCAGTTCATTGTGGGAATCAGCCACACACTTGGGATGGACCCAGACTCCAATCTCCTGTGTTCCAGCATTCTCtcctctgcccattcctagccCACACCTGGCCCAGCCAAGGCTCCCCTTTCCCAGGGACTCATGTGTCTAATAACCAAGTCACACAGAGGAGTACTGACTGACTGTGGTAAAGGGGTAAGGGCTTGGCTGAAAGGAAATGCATGCTGAGAGTGTTATCTGTCTAGAGCCTTCAACCATAGCGCAGGGACAAGGAGAGAAAAGCAGGAGGAGCCAGGAGCAGCCTAGTGactcctgctcctgctcctgcAGACACCTAAAGAAAGGAGTGGGTGGTGCTGCCATACTCAGGACTGTGGATATTTGTCACCAGGCCACCCAAGGCAGGAAGAGAGGAGCCCATGTGTAACCAGAACACTCTCTTGTGGTGACCAGGAAGGGCAGGAGCCTTTCAGGGACTTGGTAGGGAAGAAGCAATACCATCTGCTGAGTCCCTGTGTCCTGTCAGTAATGCTCACCTGCAGTCTCTCAGCTGTAGTCCTTCAACCCCTGTCTTACACACCCATCACCCGACACTCCTGATCACCTCACTATCATGTGCAAGTCACATTCAGTGCACAAtttatccttcttttctttctttctacacaTATTTCTTGAGCACTTCCTGTGGAAGACATGCTGTGGCCCAAAAAGCCAGTCGCAGAGCAAGACAGGCCCAGAGTTCTGACGCCCTGAACCTTGGCCTTGGCTGTGGTACTGCTGGAGGAGACAGGAGATCTGGGCCTGAAGGACTAGAGAGCTGAGAGGGCACCTCACAAGGAGGCTGCTGCTGGTCATGGACGAGAGGGTAGTGAGGCCAGACTTGGTGACCAATGGGAGTAGAGATGAGAGGAAaggctcattctctctctctctctctctctctctctctctctctctctctctctgtcacacacacacacacacacacacacacacacacacacacaaacatacacacacacttaccaCAACCCCGAGTAGGACAACTCCAGGCCAGGTTTTCCCCACagctgagagagaaagaaggggggGGGAGGTGGAAATAAAGTGTCAGGGCTGGCCAAGGGCCTTACCTTTCCAATATAGGTAAAGAGAGCAGCTTCTGGGGACAGCTCCCCACTGTGTAACTTCTGCACCAGCTGAAGTAAGGGCAGGGCCAGCAGCGCCTCTGAGTCCAGGTCCGGGTTCTATGGGGGACACACTCAGATCAACCCCCTTACTTCCCGAAGGCCAAGGTGTCTACACCAAATGCATGTGGCCCATGCGTCTCGGTGCCCAAGCAGGTGCTCAATGCCACAAGCCAATCCATGGCAAATCCACCCACAGCTCTGCCCATTCTGGGCAGACCTTGCCATCCCTGGCCAATGCAGATGTCACCTGCACTTGGAGAAGCAGGTTGGAGCAGGTAGGGGCATACTCAGGCTGATTATTGCACCATTACAACTAACCCAATCATGGCTGCCTACTGCATGGCAGGCGCTATGCTGACATACTCTGGGTTTATGTTTTTGAAACTGGGTCTcagctgtgttgcccaggcttgccttagcaagtagctggta
The sequence above is a segment of the Castor canadensis chromosome 7, mCasCan1.hap1v2, whole genome shotgun sequence genome. Coding sequences within it:
- the Faah gene encoding fatty-acid amide hydrolase 1 isoform X1, encoding MVLDELWTALAGASGAALACCFLAAAVTLRWSRLRTARGAAARARQRQQAGLETMDKAAQRFRLQNPDLDSEALLALPLLQLVQKLHSGELSPEAALFTYIGKAWEVNKGTNCVTSYLADCETQVSQAPRQGLLYGVPVSLKECFSYKGQDSTLGLSLNQGVPAECDSVVVQVLKLQGAVPFVHTNVPQSMLSYDCSNPLFGQTVNPWKSSKTPGGSSGGEGALIGSRGSLLGLGTDIGGSIRFPSAFCGICGLKPTGNRLSKNGLKGCVYGQVAVQVSVGPMARDVESLALCLRALLCEDMFRLDPTVPPLPFREEVYTSSRPLRVGFYETDNYTMPSPAMKRALLETKQSLEAAGHMLVPFLPSDIPHALENLSTGGLFSDGGQSFLQSFKGDFVDPCLRELILILKLPRWLKGLLAFLLKPLYPRMAAFLSSMRPRSAGELWELHHEIEMYRNSVIAQWKAQDLDVLLTPMLGPALNLNAPGRATGAISYTLLYNCLDFPAGVVPVTTVTAEDEAQMEHCRGYFGDIWDRMLQKAMKKSVGLPVAVQCVALPWQEEMCLRLMREVERLMTPEKRLS
- the Faah gene encoding fatty-acid amide hydrolase 1 isoform X2, whose product is MVLDELWTALAGASGAALACCFLAAAVTLRWSRLRTARGAAARARQRQQAGLETMDKAAQRFRLQNPDLDSEALLALPLLQLVQKLHSGELSPEAALFTYIGKAWEVNKGTNCVTSYLADCETQVSQAPRQGLLYGVPVSLKECFSYKGQDSTLGLSLNQGVPAECDSVVVQVLKLQGAVPFVHTNVPQSMLSYDCSNPLFGQTVNPWKSSKTPGGSSGGEGALIGSRGSLLGLGTDIGGSIRFPSAFCGICGLKPTGNRLSKNGLKGCVYGQVAVQVSVGPMARDVESLALCLRALLCEDMFRLDPTVPPLPFREEVYTSSRPLRVGFYETDNYTMPSPAMKRALLETKQSLEAAGHMLVPFLPSDIPHALENLSTGGLFSDGGQSFLQSFKGDFVDPCLRELILILKLPRWLKGLLAFLLKPLYPRMAAFLSSMRPRSAGELWELHHEIEMYRNSVIAQWKAQDLDVLLTPMLGPALNLNAPGRATGAISYTLLYNCLDFPAGVVPVTTVTAEDEAQMEHCRGYFGDIWDRMLQKIPTTI